From a single Rhinolophus ferrumequinum isolate MPI-CBG mRhiFer1 chromosome 15, mRhiFer1_v1.p, whole genome shotgun sequence genomic region:
- the LOC117034454 gene encoding S-phase kinase-associated protein 1: protein MPSIKLQSSDGEIFEVDVEIAKQSVTIKTMLEDLGMDDEGDDDPVPLPNVNAAILKKVIQWCTHHKDDPPPPEDDENKEKRTDDIPVWDQEFLKVDQGTLFELILAANYLDIKGLLDVTCKTVANMIKGKTPEEIRKTFNIKNDFTEEEEAQVRKENQWCEEK, encoded by the coding sequence ATGCCTTCGATTAAGTTGCAGAGTTCTGATGGAGAGATATTTGAAGTTGATGTTGAAATTGCCAAACAATCTGTGACTATCAAGACCATGTTGGAAGATTTGGGAATGGATGATGAAGGCGATGATGACCCAGTTCCTCTACCGAATGTTAATGCAGCGATATTAAAAAAGGTCATTCAGTGGTGCACCCACCACAAGGATGACCCTCCACCGCCTGAGGAtgatgagaacaaagaaaagcgAACAGATGATATCCCTGTTTGGGACCAAGAATTCCTGAAAGTTGACCAAGGAACACTTTTTGAGCTTATTCTGGCTGCAAACTACTTAGACATCAAGGGTTTGCTTGATGTTACATGCAAGACTGTTGCCAATATGATCAAGGGGAAAACTCCTGAGGAGATTCGCAAGACCTTCAATATCAAAAATGACTTCACTGAAGAAGAGGAAGCCCAGG